Proteins found in one Paenibacillus dendritiformis genomic segment:
- a CDS encoding carbohydrate ABC transporter permease, with the protein MSSSRAPRLAGEKAFDAVNTVMMLFICFLTLYPIWYVLVNSFNDGTDAMRGGIYWWPRQFSISNYAAVFSNPGIMQAMLITVAKTVIGTATHVFFTAMVAYAFSRKDLIGGKLYILIGTFTMFFSSGLIPYYLWIRDIGLLDNFLVYIIPAMFNFFHLIIFMTFFREIPAGLQEAAKIDGAGDFSIFVRVVIPVSMPVIATIALFQGVYQWNDYFTGMIYMNNTDLQPIQTFLYRVVAQASSNQMLAAAPSGITKTVTSQSLKLATMVVTTLPIVIVYPFLQKYFVKGFMIGSIKG; encoded by the coding sequence GGCCGGCGAGAAGGCGTTCGACGCGGTCAATACCGTCATGATGCTGTTCATCTGCTTCCTGACGCTGTACCCGATATGGTATGTGCTCGTCAATTCGTTCAATGACGGCACCGATGCGATGCGGGGCGGCATCTATTGGTGGCCGCGCCAATTCAGCATCTCGAACTATGCCGCCGTCTTCTCGAATCCCGGCATTATGCAGGCGATGCTCATTACGGTAGCCAAGACCGTCATCGGCACGGCCACGCATGTGTTTTTCACGGCGATGGTGGCTTATGCGTTTTCCCGTAAAGATCTGATCGGCGGCAAGCTCTATATTTTGATCGGCACGTTCACCATGTTTTTCAGCAGCGGGCTGATTCCTTACTACTTATGGATTCGCGACATCGGGCTGCTGGATAACTTCCTGGTCTATATCATTCCGGCGATGTTCAATTTTTTTCATCTGATTATCTTCATGACGTTCTTCCGGGAGATTCCCGCCGGGCTACAGGAGGCGGCCAAGATTGACGGCGCCGGCGATTTCTCGATCTTCGTTCGCGTCGTCATCCCGGTATCGATGCCGGTCATCGCGACGATCGCGCTCTTCCAGGGCGTCTATCAATGGAATGATTACTTCACCGGCATGATCTACATGAACAATACCGACCTGCAGCCGATTCAGACCTTCCTGTACCGCGTCGTCGCCCAAGCCTCCTCGAACCAGATGCTGGCGGCGGCCCCGAGCGGCATTACGAAGACGGTCACCTCGCAATCGCTGAAGCTGGCGACGATGGTCGTGACGACGCTGCCGATTGTCATCGTGTATCCGTTCCTGCAGAAGTATTTCGTCAAGGGCTTCATGATCGGCTCGATCAAGGGCTGA
- a CDS encoding extracellular solute-binding protein — protein sequence MRKRGSRLLLWVSILAMALTVLGGCASKGADTVNPGSDAPKDGEAAQQKLSPDEPGWKADTSPITFDWYLNFSWFPNKWGVDPTSQYITTKTGVDINFIVPAGNENEKLNTMIASGKLPDFITLGWWEDAVKLMVDGGLVLPLDELAEQYDPYFVKAADPAKLSWYRQPDGKTYVYPNASSSPKDFQKFGDQYVSNQTFVVRKDMYEALGKPDMRTPEGFLNALKAAKEKFPEVNGQQLIPIGVHEFTEFGNYTFEGYLQNFLAIPMEKDGKLYDRTSDPEYTAWLKTFRQANEMGLLAKDIFIDKRPQMEEKIAQGRYFAMMYQRSDFAAQEAALYEKDPDSVYIAIDGPANSKLDPPTLSGPAISGWTVTLISKDVKDKARAIRFLSYLISEEGQKDMFLGEKGVTYDTIDGKDQFKPEVLELLNKDRTAFDKQYGASHTFWMLMDTNMQIQWNPPAVEPFKQMEDWTRGKTVGFSQYDLLDPTGNSEEGIANNKLKLLWGKALPKMLLAQSDEEFDQIFQEYIEKRAASGYDKVEAYRQARFEENVKRLEEFLK from the coding sequence ATGCGCAAGCGCGGCAGTCGACTTCTGTTATGGGTGAGCATCCTGGCGATGGCGCTGACGGTTCTGGGCGGTTGCGCCTCCAAGGGGGCGGACACGGTCAATCCGGGCAGTGACGCGCCGAAGGACGGGGAGGCAGCTCAGCAGAAGCTGTCTCCGGATGAACCGGGCTGGAAGGCGGACACTTCGCCGATTACGTTCGATTGGTATTTGAACTTCTCCTGGTTCCCGAACAAATGGGGAGTTGATCCGACATCCCAATATATTACGACAAAAACCGGGGTCGATATCAACTTCATCGTGCCGGCGGGCAATGAGAACGAGAAGCTGAACACGATGATCGCCTCCGGCAAGCTTCCCGACTTCATCACGCTCGGCTGGTGGGAGGATGCCGTCAAGCTGATGGTGGATGGCGGCCTCGTCCTGCCGCTGGACGAATTGGCGGAGCAGTATGATCCGTACTTCGTGAAGGCGGCCGACCCGGCGAAGCTGTCCTGGTACCGCCAGCCGGACGGCAAGACGTACGTCTACCCGAACGCGTCCTCCTCGCCGAAGGACTTCCAGAAGTTCGGGGATCAATATGTATCGAACCAGACCTTCGTCGTACGCAAAGATATGTATGAAGCGCTCGGCAAGCCGGACATGCGGACGCCGGAGGGCTTCCTGAACGCCCTGAAGGCGGCGAAGGAGAAGTTCCCGGAAGTGAACGGACAGCAGCTGATTCCGATCGGGGTTCATGAGTTTACGGAATTCGGCAATTACACGTTCGAAGGGTATCTGCAGAACTTCCTGGCCATTCCGATGGAGAAGGACGGCAAGCTGTACGACCGCACCTCCGATCCGGAATATACGGCCTGGCTGAAGACGTTCCGCCAGGCGAACGAGATGGGACTGCTCGCGAAGGATATCTTCATCGACAAGCGGCCGCAGATGGAAGAGAAGATCGCGCAGGGCCGGTACTTCGCGATGATGTATCAGCGTTCCGACTTCGCGGCCCAGGAAGCCGCCTTGTACGAGAAGGATCCGGACTCGGTCTATATCGCGATCGACGGCCCGGCCAATTCCAAGCTGGATCCGCCGACATTGTCCGGCCCGGCCATCTCCGGCTGGACGGTGACGCTCATCTCGAAGGATGTGAAGGATAAGGCTCGCGCCATCCGCTTCCTCAGTTATCTCATCAGCGAGGAAGGGCAGAAGGATATGTTCCTGGGCGAGAAGGGCGTCACTTACGATACGATCGACGGCAAGGATCAGTTCAAGCCGGAGGTGCTGGAGCTGCTGAACAAGGACCGCACGGCCTTCGACAAGCAGTACGGCGCGTCGCATACGTTCTGGATGCTGATGGATACAAATATGCAGATACAGTGGAATCCGCCAGCCGTCGAGCCTTTCAAGCAGATGGAGGATTGGACCCGAGGCAAGACGGTCGGATTCTCGCAATACGATCTGCTCGACCCGACGGGCAATTCGGAGGAAGGCATCGCGAACAACAAGCTGAAGCTGCTGTGGGGCAAGGCTCTCCCGAAAATGCTGCTGGCCCAGTCCGATGAGGAATTCGATCAAATCTTTCAGGAATATATCGAAAAGCGGGCTGCCAGCGGTTATGATAAGGTAGAAGCTTACAGGCAGGCCCGTTTTGAAGAAAATGTGAAGCGGCTGGAAGAGTTCTTGAAATAA
- a CDS encoding cache domain-containing sensor histidine kinase, with translation MFRRIRARLPWLIVWLERRTLQQRLVAAYVVIILIPSIFVSTFILNGWYDRYLEEALRNAEFLLEMEHVHIENQIETMGRAAQLSISDKEVIYYLQETDEPPTEELIEFNTNAFANLMRIQFNNPNIEHLRLFATNPKTHEIWPIILHERRIQAQPWYPTVMARQGMEWWNFERTDPDVIQRYKEEPDSRQPKVSLLREIEIPKGHHVGIVQVDMLLSKFLPKMYGSFQDEHSQLFLFDRTAELYTKQGHPFLLHYGMQEDVIAAQYKRLAAAGQEQHLQFTYKDTPFLMVYKDIPRLDARLVNVISLEKVFSDIRGMRNMMIIVNVVTLLALSVTTAFIHSFILKKLHQLTDSLKKMRQGRFDVNLDIRGGGEVGELAHHVRKMAQKINELVADAVNKQAMTKEAELKSLRNQIDSHFLYNTLENIKMLAEIENQLAISDSLTSLGALIRYNLRWPSEYVTLGEEIEHVRNYVALMNLRFDEPVHLHVDVPPGLEGREVLKMMLQPIVENSLKYAWLSLDDEREKRIRLAAWSELDILHLEVTDNGCGLTEAEADDLNRMIRREVPEEAHAEPAAGNQGGIGLRNVHQRLELYYGKEYGIHISGMPGRGTSVSLALPSCGRRKES, from the coding sequence ATGTTCCGGCGCATCCGGGCCAGGCTTCCCTGGCTTATCGTCTGGCTGGAGCGGCGGACGCTACAGCAGCGTCTGGTGGCCGCCTATGTCGTCATTATATTGATACCGAGCATATTCGTATCGACCTTTATTTTGAACGGCTGGTATGACCGTTACCTGGAGGAAGCGCTCCGTAATGCGGAATTCCTGCTTGAGATGGAGCATGTCCATATCGAGAACCAGATCGAGACGATGGGGCGCGCCGCGCAGCTGTCGATTTCGGACAAAGAAGTGATCTACTATCTGCAGGAGACGGACGAGCCGCCTACGGAGGAATTGATTGAATTCAACACGAACGCGTTTGCCAATCTGATGCGCATCCAGTTCAACAATCCGAACATTGAGCATCTGCGGCTGTTCGCCACCAACCCGAAGACTCATGAAATCTGGCCGATTATCCTGCATGAGCGCCGGATCCAGGCCCAGCCCTGGTATCCGACGGTGATGGCCAGGCAAGGGATGGAATGGTGGAACTTCGAGCGGACCGATCCCGACGTCATCCAGCGCTACAAGGAGGAGCCGGATTCAAGGCAGCCGAAGGTATCGCTGCTGCGCGAGATCGAGATTCCGAAGGGCCATCATGTCGGCATCGTGCAGGTAGATATGCTGTTGAGCAAGTTCCTGCCGAAGATGTACGGCTCGTTCCAGGACGAGCATTCCCAGTTGTTCCTGTTCGATCGGACGGCGGAGCTGTACACGAAGCAGGGACATCCGTTCCTGCTGCATTACGGCATGCAGGAAGACGTCATCGCCGCGCAGTACAAGCGGCTGGCTGCGGCGGGCCAGGAGCAGCACCTGCAGTTCACGTATAAGGATACCCCGTTCCTGATGGTGTATAAGGACATCCCGCGGCTGGATGCCAGACTGGTGAACGTCATCTCGTTGGAGAAGGTATTCTCGGACATTCGCGGAATGCGCAATATGATGATTATCGTCAATGTCGTCACGCTGCTGGCCTTGTCCGTCACGACGGCCTTCATCCATTCTTTTATTTTGAAGAAGCTGCATCAATTGACCGATTCGTTGAAAAAGATGCGCCAAGGCCGCTTCGACGTCAATCTCGATATTCGCGGCGGCGGAGAGGTCGGGGAGCTGGCCCATCATGTCCGCAAAATGGCGCAGAAGATTAATGAGCTCGTCGCTGACGCGGTGAACAAGCAGGCAATGACGAAGGAGGCGGAGCTGAAGTCGCTGCGCAACCAGATCGACTCCCATTTCCTGTACAACACGCTCGAAAATATCAAAATGCTGGCCGAGATCGAGAACCAGCTCGCCATCTCCGATTCGCTCACCTCGCTGGGCGCCCTTATCCGCTATAATCTGCGCTGGCCGAGCGAATATGTGACGCTCGGCGAAGAGATCGAACATGTCCGCAACTATGTCGCTTTGATGAATCTCCGCTTCGATGAGCCGGTGCATCTGCATGTCGATGTGCCTCCCGGGCTGGAAGGGCGGGAGGTGCTGAAAATGATGCTGCAGCCCATCGTGGAGAATTCGCTCAAATATGCCTGGCTGAGCCTGGATGACGAGCGGGAGAAGCGGATCCGCCTGGCGGCGTGGAGCGAGCTGGACATTCTGCATCTGGAAGTGACGGACAACGGATGCGGCCTGACGGAGGCGGAGGCGGACGATCTGAACCGGATGATCCGCCGCGAAGTGCCGGAGGAGGCGCACGCGGAGCCGGCGGCCGGCAATCAGGGAGGAATCGGCCTCCGCAATGTCCATCAGCGGCTGGAGCTGTATTATGGCAAGGAGTATGGAATCCATATCTCGGGCATGCCCGGCAGGGGGACGAGCGTCAGCCTCGCCTTGCCGTCTTGCGGGAGGAGAAAGGAATCGTGA
- a CDS encoding response regulator has product MRRLLIVDDEKNIRIGLKAMIERQYPDAYRIGLARHGREALQELERFPYDLIITDIRMPMMDGLQLLEHLSREPNPPQVIMLSGHDDFHYCKEALRNGAADYLLKPIQREELFRALDKAGEALERQAENRSMLDSAERLFAEYRVSQLHYVLLHPDMPLPELKRVEAAIRFADVGSPYRVLVFKPAGSAGRSWSGEELASAVKHLWSGGTPAGDEVGFIGKEGHYVLITAHEERVQAIAEALRRERRMPLAAGISRPAVGLESLRLAHAQAVEAWTGIFIEPKHAVMFHEEPAGLHREYTPPLEEVHKLANMLGTDRDKELRALLYDLFDQDKLIGYGIAYLEELRSLINERVVDGVFRVHGAAPAELLASSRDVCDMFRFSDAQTYVKALEQFLLNLSRYVSEVRQAHSEREEMKEAIRYIREHYGKPLTMAMVSNHVSLSYTYFSEAFKQYTGDSFVNYVKKVRLEEAKRMLAETNDKIADISRTVGYEHVKQFNRVFKELEGITPHEYRRKQKSERFRGSFAD; this is encoded by the coding sequence ATGCGCAGACTGCTGATCGTCGATGACGAGAAAAATATCCGCATCGGGCTGAAGGCGATGATTGAACGCCAATATCCCGATGCGTATCGTATCGGGCTGGCCCGGCATGGCCGCGAGGCGCTCCAGGAGCTGGAACGCTTCCCGTACGATCTGATCATTACCGATATCCGGATGCCGATGATGGACGGCCTCCAGCTGTTGGAGCATCTGTCCCGGGAGCCGAATCCGCCGCAGGTCATCATGCTGAGCGGGCATGACGATTTCCATTACTGCAAGGAGGCGCTGCGGAACGGGGCGGCCGACTACCTGCTGAAGCCGATTCAGCGGGAGGAGCTGTTCCGTGCCTTGGACAAGGCCGGAGAGGCGCTCGAGCGGCAGGCCGAGAACCGCTCGATGCTCGACTCGGCGGAGCGGCTGTTCGCCGAGTATCGCGTCAGTCAGCTGCACTATGTGCTGCTGCATCCCGATATGCCGCTCCCGGAGCTGAAGCGGGTGGAGGCGGCGATCCGCTTCGCCGACGTCGGCTCTCCCTACCGGGTGCTCGTCTTCAAGCCGGCAGGGTCCGCCGGCCGGAGCTGGAGCGGCGAAGAGCTGGCTTCCGCGGTGAAGCATCTGTGGAGCGGCGGGACGCCGGCCGGAGATGAGGTCGGCTTCATCGGCAAGGAAGGGCACTATGTGTTGATTACCGCGCACGAGGAGCGGGTGCAGGCGATCGCGGAGGCGCTGCGGCGCGAGCGGAGGATGCCGCTGGCGGCAGGGATCAGCCGTCCGGCAGTGGGGCTGGAGAGCCTGCGGCTGGCGCATGCCCAAGCGGTAGAGGCATGGACAGGAATCTTCATTGAGCCGAAGCATGCGGTAATGTTTCACGAGGAACCTGCCGGCCTGCACCGGGAGTACACGCCCCCGCTGGAAGAAGTGCATAAGCTGGCGAACATGCTGGGCACCGATCGCGATAAGGAATTGCGCGCTTTGCTATATGATTTGTTCGATCAGGATAAGCTGATCGGGTACGGCATCGCCTATCTGGAGGAGCTGCGAAGCCTGATTAACGAGCGGGTCGTCGACGGCGTGTTCCGCGTGCACGGGGCTGCCCCGGCGGAATTGCTGGCCAGCTCGCGCGATGTATGCGACATGTTCCGGTTCAGCGACGCGCAGACTTACGTGAAGGCGCTGGAGCAGTTCCTGCTCAATCTGAGCCGCTATGTGTCCGAAGTGCGCCAGGCCCATTCGGAGCGGGAAGAGATGAAGGAAGCGATTCGCTATATTCGGGAACACTACGGCAAGCCGCTGACGATGGCGATGGTGTCGAATCATGTCTCGCTCAGCTACACGTATTTCAGCGAGGCGTTCAAGCAGTACACCGGAGACAGCTTCGTGAACTATGTCAAAAAGGTGCGGCTGGAGGAAGCGAAGCGGATGCTGGCGGAGACGAATGACAAAATTGCGGACATCAGCCGCACGGTAGGATACGAGCATGTCAAGCAATTTAACCGTGTTTTTAAGGAGTTGGAAGGAATTACTCCGCACGAATATCGCAGGAAACAAAAAAGTGAGCGCTTTCGCGGAAGCTTTGCGGATTGA
- the guaA gene encoding glutamine-hydrolyzing GMP synthase: protein MTQPHEMIVVLDFGGQYNQLIARRIRDLGVYSELIPYNTPVDKIKELNPKGIVFSGGPASVYEENSPLVDEGIYELGIPILGICYGMQMMSHQLKGKVERAGKREYGKAEVVFQPECGLAANLEPNQTVWMSHTDLVVELPEGFRIDAGTEHAPIAAMSHPEKRFYAVQFHPEVRHSVHGNEMIKNFLYEVCGCHGDWTMESFIEDKVREIRETVGDKKVLCALSGGVDSSVVAALIHRAIGDQLTCMFIDHGLLRKDEAEGVMETFVGKFDMHVVKIDARERFLGKLAGVSDPERKRKIIGNEFIYCFDEESAKLGEFDFLAQGTLYTDIVESGTATAQTIKSHHNVGGLPEDMKFKLIEPLNALFKDEVRKVGEELGLPRAIVWRQPFPGPGLAIRVLGEVTEDKLKIVRESDAILREEIAKAGLDNEIWQYFTALPDMKSVGVMGDARTYSYTVGIRAVTSIDGMTADWARIPWDILEKISVRIVNEVDNVNRIVYDITSKPPATIEWE from the coding sequence ATGACACAGCCACATGAAATGATCGTCGTCCTTGATTTCGGAGGACAATACAACCAGCTAATCGCGCGCCGAATTCGGGACTTGGGGGTATATAGCGAGCTGATTCCGTATAACACCCCCGTGGACAAGATCAAGGAACTGAACCCGAAAGGGATCGTGTTCTCCGGCGGGCCTGCCAGCGTGTACGAGGAGAACTCGCCGCTGGTGGATGAGGGCATCTATGAATTGGGCATTCCGATTCTCGGCATTTGCTACGGCATGCAGATGATGTCCCATCAATTGAAAGGCAAGGTAGAACGGGCAGGCAAGCGGGAATACGGCAAGGCCGAAGTCGTCTTCCAGCCGGAATGCGGTCTTGCGGCCAATCTGGAGCCGAACCAGACGGTATGGATGAGCCATACGGACCTGGTCGTCGAGCTGCCGGAAGGCTTCCGCATCGATGCCGGCACGGAGCATGCGCCGATTGCGGCCATGAGCCACCCGGAGAAGCGCTTCTATGCGGTGCAGTTCCATCCGGAAGTGCGCCATTCCGTACACGGCAACGAGATGATCAAAAACTTCCTGTATGAGGTATGCGGCTGTCACGGCGACTGGACGATGGAATCGTTCATCGAGGATAAGGTTCGCGAGATTCGCGAGACGGTCGGCGACAAGAAGGTGCTGTGCGCCTTGAGCGGCGGGGTCGATTCCTCTGTCGTCGCAGCTCTGATTCACCGCGCCATCGGCGATCAGCTGACATGCATGTTCATCGATCACGGCCTGCTGCGCAAGGATGAAGCCGAAGGCGTCATGGAGACGTTCGTCGGCAAGTTCGACATGCATGTGGTCAAGATCGACGCGCGCGAGCGCTTCTTGGGCAAGCTGGCCGGCGTGTCCGATCCGGAGCGGAAGCGGAAGATTATCGGCAATGAGTTCATCTATTGCTTCGATGAAGAGTCGGCGAAGTTGGGCGAGTTCGATTTCCTGGCGCAAGGCACGCTGTATACGGATATTGTAGAGAGCGGAACGGCAACCGCGCAGACGATCAAGTCTCACCACAATGTGGGAGGTTTGCCGGAAGATATGAAGTTCAAGCTGATCGAGCCGTTGAACGCGCTGTTCAAGGACGAAGTGCGGAAGGTCGGCGAAGAGCTGGGTCTGCCGCGCGCCATCGTATGGCGCCAGCCGTTCCCGGGACCGGGGCTCGCGATTCGCGTGCTTGGCGAAGTGACGGAGGATAAGCTGAAGATCGTTCGCGAATCGGATGCGATTCTGCGTGAGGAGATTGCCAAGGCAGGACTCGATAACGAGATTTGGCAATATTTCACCGCGCTGCCGGATATGAAGAGCGTCGGCGTCATGGGTGATGCCCGCACGTATTCATACACGGTCGGCATCCGTGCGGTTACGTCCATTGACGGCATGACCGCCGATTGGGCGCGCATTCCGTGGGATATTCTCGAGAAGATCTCGGTCCGGATCGTGAACGAGGTCGACAACGTCAACCGGATCGTCTACGACATTACGTCGAAGCCGCCGGCGACGATTGAGTGGGAGTGA
- a CDS encoding tyrosine-type recombinase/integrase: MRRIKNLKEAKTIIVTFNDEEVSRIINDIKDETFSNVRDKLILIMLFDTGVRVSELCNIKNDDVARRHILIHCKGSKQRLVYISNIMRKYMRKYEALRQERLRKREQDEIEDYYFLDQSAVRLSRSRINKILKEICRNAGVRKEVRSSPMISTTTLLRSSLEMA; the protein is encoded by the coding sequence ATGCGGCGTATTAAAAATCTCAAGGAGGCGAAGACGATTATTGTCACATTCAATGACGAGGAAGTGTCGCGGATTATCAATGACATCAAAGATGAAACGTTCTCTAACGTCAGAGATAAGTTGATACTCATTATGCTTTTCGACACAGGGGTACGGGTATCTGAGTTGTGCAATATCAAAAACGATGATGTGGCAAGAAGACATATCCTTATTCATTGTAAAGGCTCAAAGCAGAGGTTAGTTTACATTAGCAATATCATGCGAAAGTACATGAGAAAGTATGAAGCATTAAGGCAGGAGCGTTTGAGGAAAAGAGAGCAGGACGAAATTGAGGACTATTACTTCCTAGATCAGTCGGCTGTCAGGCTTTCCCGCTCCCGCATAAACAAAATTTTGAAAGAGATTTGCAGAAATGCTGGGGTCAGGAAGGAGGTCAGATCCTCTCCCATGATTTCCACCACTACTTTGCTCAGAAGCAGTTTAGAAATGGCATAG
- a CDS encoding stalk domain-containing protein, with protein sequence MKKKAVVTITAAAMAFGIVAGVSAAPVLEKISAQLNWSIKFQVDGKEWKAQDSAGNKLAPITYGGTTYLPVRAVADALGTAVEYDSRNQTIYLGEKSSTTPITSEKIKLSYSSMSTKDKQYTVQGGVDYGSGIVLDDLNSAAKSFELQPENKYQKLDLKVFVLDVEGEIDVKVYDDSDIVLKHVKLSAQDKIQDISVDIGGSKSIRIEGKTPVFDKGKIFVTGNYR encoded by the coding sequence ATGAAAAAGAAGGCAGTCGTAACGATTACAGCGGCAGCGATGGCATTCGGCATTGTCGCGGGCGTCAGCGCCGCTCCGGTATTAGAGAAGATTAGCGCGCAGCTGAACTGGTCCATCAAGTTCCAGGTGGACGGGAAGGAATGGAAGGCGCAGGACAGCGCTGGCAACAAGCTGGCGCCGATTACATACGGCGGAACCACCTACCTGCCGGTGCGGGCGGTAGCCGATGCGCTGGGCACGGCCGTCGAGTATGACTCCAGGAACCAGACGATTTATTTGGGGGAAAAATCAAGTACGACACCGATTACTTCTGAAAAAATAAAGCTCAGCTACTCCTCAATGTCGACAAAAGACAAGCAATATACGGTTCAGGGGGGCGTCGATTACGGCTCGGGCATCGTGCTTGATGATCTGAACTCGGCGGCGAAGTCTTTCGAGCTCCAGCCGGAGAATAAATATCAGAAGCTGGACTTGAAAGTGTTCGTGCTTGATGTCGAAGGCGAAATCGACGTCAAAGTATACGACGACAGCGACATCGTGCTCAAGCATGTCAAGCTGTCGGCACAGGACAAAATCCAGGATATCTCCGTGGATATTGGCGGAAGCAAGAGCATCCGGATCGAGGGCAAGACCCCTGTATTCGACAAAGGCAAAATTTTTGTAACCGGAAATTATCGGTAA
- a CDS encoding NCS2 family permease yields the protein MDRFFKIKEQGSTVRTEIMAGITTFMTMAYILAVNPNILTAFGKTGMEWYPVFLATAIAAGIFTIAMGIFVNFPVALAPGMGLNAYFATVIVSTAGSDHPITWQMALTAVFISGIVFFLLTVTHIRQKLLEAVPDALKHAITVGIGLFITIVGLKNSGLLSVSVEAVNDVPKGVFTPLQGFETVFGLGSFTDPNVLLTIIGLALISVLMILNVPGAILFGILGTALIAIPMGLIDFSSLQGAQWVPDLTQMTVFEFDFAGIMGVGIVSIILTFTFVELFDTFGTLVGTANRAGFMKNREEGNKRVGKAMFVDSIAVGGGAVLGTSTVTAFVESSAGVAAGGRTGLTSVTTGICFLLALFLAPVIALIPGPATAAALIVVGVLMMQAVREINFNDLVIGIPAFMTITFMPFTYSIANGISFGILGYVLLAFVANVFGKGEQKYKIHWLMWILFVLVILRYVFMGGH from the coding sequence ATGGATCGCTTCTTCAAAATTAAGGAGCAAGGGTCGACTGTAAGAACGGAAATAATGGCAGGGATTACGACCTTCATGACGATGGCATATATTTTGGCCGTCAATCCGAACATTTTGACCGCTTTCGGCAAGACGGGCATGGAATGGTATCCAGTCTTTCTCGCGACTGCGATTGCCGCTGGGATTTTTACGATTGCGATGGGGATTTTCGTCAACTTCCCGGTCGCGTTGGCGCCGGGGATGGGACTTAACGCATATTTCGCTACGGTCATCGTATCGACGGCCGGCTCGGATCACCCGATTACTTGGCAGATGGCCTTGACGGCCGTATTCATTTCCGGGATTGTGTTCTTCCTGCTGACCGTCACGCATATTCGGCAGAAGCTGCTGGAAGCCGTGCCTGACGCGTTGAAGCATGCAATTACCGTTGGTATCGGATTGTTCATTACGATTGTCGGCTTGAAGAACAGCGGCCTGCTGTCGGTATCCGTCGAAGCGGTGAACGACGTGCCGAAGGGCGTATTTACGCCGCTGCAAGGCTTCGAGACCGTCTTCGGACTCGGAAGCTTCACCGACCCGAACGTGCTGCTCACGATTATCGGATTGGCGCTCATTTCGGTATTGATGATTTTGAACGTGCCGGGCGCGATTTTGTTCGGCATCCTCGGAACGGCTCTGATTGCCATTCCAATGGGATTGATTGATTTCAGCTCGCTGCAGGGCGCTCAATGGGTGCCTGACTTGACGCAAATGACGGTGTTCGAATTCGACTTCGCCGGTATTATGGGCGTCGGCATCGTGTCGATTATTTTGACCTTCACCTTCGTCGAATTGTTCGACACCTTCGGAACGCTGGTCGGCACGGCCAACCGCGCCGGCTTCATGAAGAACCGCGAAGAAGGCAACAAGCGCGTCGGCAAGGCCATGTTCGTCGATTCTATCGCGGTCGGCGGCGGCGCCGTGCTCGGCACAAGCACCGTGACGGCCTTCGTCGAGAGCTCGGCCGGGGTAGCCGCCGGCGGACGCACCGGGTTAACCTCGGTCACGACGGGTATCTGCTTCCTGCTTGCCTTGTTCCTGGCGCCAGTGATTGCCCTGATTCCGGGACCGGCTACGGCGGCGGCGCTGATTGTCGTCGGCGTTCTGATGATGCAAGCCGTGCGCGAGATCAACTTCAATGACCTGGTCATCGGCATTCCGGCGTTCATGACGATTACGTTCATGCCATTCACGTACAGCATTGCGAACGGAATCTCCTTCGGTATTCTCGGCTATGTGCTGCTGGCCTTCGTCGCGAACGTATTCGGCAAAGGCGAGCAGAAATATAAAATTCATTGGCTGATGTGGATTTTGTTCGTCCTCGTCATTCTCCGCTACGTGTTCATGGGCGGACATTAA